One stretch of Paenibacillus sp. AN1007 DNA includes these proteins:
- a CDS encoding SMC family ATPase: MKPILLKVAGLQSYREMQEIDFTVLTETGLFGIFGPTGSGKSSLLDAITLAMYGKVERAVNGTQGIMNHAEDSLSVAFTFELASAEATRRFRVERRFKRNNEVSVSNTVSKFIETVDGEEHVLADKLAEVNRCVEDVIGLKMDDFTRAVVLPQGKFAEFLSLKGSERRQMLQRLFHLEKYGDQLAIKLSRRVKDNDVAHQSLAAEQQGLGSASKETLEETKRLLQSAVQHAEASRKVLDTAAREAEQLGRIRDLSQEKQTRMEEQQKLHSKTMQVEADEERLKLSGAAEAMMPVLQTLRDASSVRKQRQMEAETAGKQAAEHERLAAQEAEKAEEARKQLTAEEPKLLLRLDQLEQAKELQRERDSLQADCSRLAQLIEKGQAEQTTARQQLDKERELQLRGRKRREELQESLKPNEVKSDERRQLQAALELKHRIDTASEQVKQHKADVQTYQQSAEQGAAKLEAAAAEERRLTEQRQLLVEQAAAGLEALLACERDVNREQRLLAQAEEQLRGAMREQELHRLSTALRAELRDGEPCPVCGSAHHPLPAAPPGEGPHADDADLELLRSLHAELQELRFGLRQQLHERRSLLTQLGAAAGNAPAAAEAAPAAAAPEPAELPEDGQSPADWAARAAALREAAQALAGEAAPLQGKAAALQQAASSAQQCRVEAAAAQEAGRAGLAQAERKLAESEAAAAALQSRWAAELPDIAQEQAAGLYQAMQERDARAEDIQERLGKSVTFLEEKEQLVQTLQQKLVDLDKQLIQWQTEWQGGSRQLAEKEERLRQWVGEQRVEDLIRGTQKRLEELRSAAEESAQRFKQRDAQKQESVKRDVMAQQAASSALEHLELAQKRWQQLLEQSPFETDDAVMQAAIAAEDAERLRIAIQQHRERERELASQLRELEQKLGGASVTEEDWTACTERLKQARIEDETALQAKARAERDLEDVQQRHVRWTELETKRLEVSHQGELLGKLQSAFRGNAFVEYIAEEQLMQVSHAASQRLRFLTKQRYSLEVDSGGGFVICDDANGGVKRPVSTLSGGETFLTSLSLALALSAQIQLRGQYPLQFFFLDEGFGTLDPELLDTVITSLEKLHDDRLAVGIISHVPELRARLPRKLVVIPAGDAGAGSKVVLESL, encoded by the coding sequence ATGAAGCCGATTTTACTTAAAGTCGCAGGACTGCAGAGTTACCGCGAGATGCAGGAGATTGATTTCACGGTCCTGACGGAGACTGGACTGTTTGGTATATTCGGGCCGACGGGAAGCGGAAAGTCATCCCTGCTGGATGCAATTACGCTTGCCATGTACGGCAAGGTGGAGCGAGCTGTAAACGGCACGCAGGGCATTATGAATCATGCCGAGGATTCACTCTCGGTTGCTTTTACATTTGAACTTGCTTCGGCAGAGGCCACCCGCAGATTCCGGGTTGAACGGCGCTTCAAGCGTAACAATGAAGTGTCGGTCAGCAATACAGTCAGCAAGTTTATCGAGACGGTGGATGGGGAAGAACATGTACTTGCGGACAAGCTGGCCGAAGTGAATCGGTGTGTTGAAGATGTGATTGGTCTGAAAATGGATGATTTTACAAGAGCGGTTGTGCTGCCGCAAGGGAAATTTGCCGAGTTTCTTTCGCTAAAAGGGAGCGAACGCAGGCAGATGCTGCAGCGGCTCTTCCATCTGGAAAAGTACGGAGATCAGCTTGCGATCAAATTAAGCCGGCGAGTTAAGGATAATGATGTGGCTCATCAATCCCTTGCTGCCGAGCAACAGGGACTGGGCAGCGCCAGTAAAGAAACGCTTGAAGAAACGAAACGGCTGCTTCAATCTGCAGTTCAGCATGCCGAAGCTTCTCGGAAAGTGCTGGATACAGCGGCGAGGGAAGCTGAACAATTAGGCAGAATTCGTGATTTGAGTCAGGAAAAACAAACGCGTATGGAAGAGCAGCAGAAGCTCCATTCGAAGACGATGCAGGTTGAGGCGGATGAAGAGCGCTTGAAGCTGTCGGGAGCAGCTGAAGCGATGATGCCTGTGCTTCAAACCTTGCGTGACGCTTCATCAGTCCGGAAGCAGCGGCAGATGGAGGCAGAAACGGCAGGGAAGCAGGCGGCAGAGCATGAACGTTTGGCTGCTCAGGAAGCCGAAAAGGCGGAAGAAGCCCGAAAACAGCTGACGGCAGAAGAACCGAAACTGCTGCTGCGTCTGGATCAGCTAGAACAAGCCAAGGAGCTGCAGCGGGAACGCGATAGTTTACAGGCGGATTGTTCACGCCTTGCACAGCTAATCGAGAAAGGACAGGCGGAACAGACAACGGCGCGGCAGCAGCTGGATAAAGAGCGGGAGCTTCAACTGCGTGGACGTAAACGGCGTGAGGAATTACAGGAGAGTCTCAAACCGAACGAAGTGAAGTCGGATGAACGCAGACAGCTGCAGGCTGCACTTGAACTGAAGCATCGGATCGATACGGCTTCTGAGCAGGTGAAGCAGCATAAAGCGGATGTGCAGACCTATCAGCAGTCTGCAGAACAAGGTGCCGCAAAGCTGGAAGCGGCGGCTGCGGAGGAAAGACGCCTGACCGAACAGCGTCAGCTGTTGGTGGAACAGGCGGCGGCGGGTTTAGAGGCCCTGCTTGCCTGTGAGCGGGATGTAAATCGTGAACAGCGCTTGCTGGCCCAGGCGGAGGAACAGCTGCGCGGCGCGATGCGTGAGCAGGAGCTGCACCGGCTGTCCACCGCCCTGCGCGCCGAGCTTCGCGACGGCGAGCCGTGCCCGGTGTGCGGCTCCGCACACCACCCGCTCCCGGCTGCACCGCCGGGAGAAGGTCCGCACGCAGACGATGCGGACCTCGAACTGCTGCGCAGCCTGCACGCGGAGCTGCAGGAGCTGCGCTTTGGGCTGCGCCAGCAGCTGCACGAACGCCGCAGCCTGCTGACGCAGCTCGGCGCCGCGGCCGGCAATGCCCCGGCCGCAGCCGAGGCCGCGCCTGCGGCAGCAGCGCCCGAGCCTGCCGAGTTGCCCGAGGACGGGCAATCTCCGGCGGACTGGGCAGCGCGTGCCGCTGCGCTGCGCGAAGCCGCGCAGGCGCTGGCTGGCGAAGCCGCGCCGCTGCAGGGCAAAGCCGCAGCGCTGCAGCAGGCGGCTTCGAGTGCGCAGCAGTGCCGTGTGGAAGCGGCGGCCGCACAGGAGGCCGGCCGTGCCGGGCTCGCTCAGGCGGAGCGCAAGCTGGCCGAGAGCGAAGCCGCTGCGGCAGCGCTGCAGAGCCGCTGGGCCGCGGAACTGCCTGACATCGCACAGGAACAGGCCGCCGGCCTCTATCAAGCGATGCAGGAGCGCGATGCACGCGCGGAAGACATCCAGGAACGTCTGGGCAAAAGCGTGACGTTCCTGGAGGAGAAAGAGCAGCTTGTCCAGACACTGCAGCAGAAGCTGGTGGATTTAGACAAGCAGCTGATTCAGTGGCAGACCGAATGGCAGGGAGGCAGCAGGCAGCTTGCCGAGAAAGAAGAACGTCTGCGTCAGTGGGTCGGTGAGCAGCGTGTAGAGGATCTGATTCGCGGTACACAGAAACGCCTGGAGGAACTTCGCAGCGCGGCCGAAGAATCTGCACAGCGCTTCAAACAAAGGGACGCGCAGAAGCAGGAATCCGTGAAGCGTGACGTTATGGCGCAGCAGGCTGCCTCTTCTGCGCTGGAGCATTTGGAACTGGCACAGAAGCGCTGGCAGCAGCTGCTGGAACAGTCTCCGTTTGAAACGGATGATGCTGTGATGCAGGCGGCAATAGCTGCAGAAGATGCGGAACGCCTGAGAATTGCAATTCAGCAGCACCGCGAACGTGAGCGTGAACTCGCTTCTCAACTGCGTGAGCTGGAGCAGAAATTGGGTGGTGCATCTGTTACCGAGGAAGATTGGACAGCCTGTACGGAACGGTTGAAACAGGCCAGAATCGAGGATGAGACAGCGCTGCAGGCGAAGGCACGTGCTGAACGGGATCTGGAGGATGTGCAGCAGCGCCATGTTCGCTGGACGGAACTGGAGACGAAACGGCTGGAGGTCAGCCATCAAGGGGAGCTTCTTGGCAAACTGCAGTCTGCTTTCCGGGGAAATGCATTTGTCGAGTACATTGCCGAAGAACAGCTGATGCAGGTGAGCCATGCAGCTTCTCAGCGTTTGCGTTTTCTGACCAAGCAGCGGTACTCGCTTGAGGTGGATTCAGGTGGCGGTTTTGTTATCTGTGACGATGCTAACGGGGGAGTGAAACGTCCGGTGTCGACTCTTTCAGGGGGAGAGACCTTCTTGACCTCATTGTCGCTGGCCTTGGCGTTATCAGCCCAGATTCAACTGCGCGGGCAGTATCCGCTGCAATTTTTCTTCCTGGATGAAGGATTCGGCACATTGGACCCTGAACTGCTGGATACGGTCATTACATCGCTGGAAAAACTGCATGACGACCGGTTGGCTGTAGGGATTATCAGTCACGTCCCTGAACTGCGTGCACGTTTGCCGCGCAAACTGGTTGTAATTCCGGCAGGAGATGCCGGTGCAGGCTCTAAAGTTGTTCTGGAAAGTTTGTAA